The Poecilia reticulata strain Guanapo linkage group LG10, Guppy_female_1.0+MT, whole genome shotgun sequence sequence TtgtaaaactaaacacaaaattaaccTATTAACGTAGAAAACTGACAACGTTTTTGGGAGGGATACAAAACTATTTTGGGACACACAATTGCTTGCTGAATCAACTTATCATTTGTAAAATGAGAATTTTGAATTATAACTCCAATTCTAAAATCTGGTGACTCCGAACAACTTATAAACTACAGACTAATAACTATTATACCAGACTGTCCTAAGCTGATTGAAAAATCAGTGGCAGAGCAGCKAATTAGATTcctgggtgaaataaataagcttctggggtgctgtggtggcacYGCACWACCCGTGTAGGAAGGCCTTSGTCCTCCACGCAGACGTCACAGGTTCGAGtcctggcctggtgaccttAGYYGCATCATGTCTttcccttctctcattacccacgtTCCTGTCTGAAAACTGTCAAATAAAAGCTGCCTGAGGCAAAACAAGAGCGTATTTATCTTGGACAGTTTGGGYTTTKACAAKGATATTCAGTAGGATTGGTTACTTCCTAACTGACAACACTAAAATATCTTTAGATGATAGCAAGGTAGTTGGAGAAGTCTCTYTAGATGTTAAAAGAAGCCTTTGACACAATGAATCATCAGATGAACCGACACAARCTTAACAAATGCATCTTCTCCATGAAAGCTATGWACTCRTTTACTTAGAWAAAATACAGAACAGAGTTAATGGAATGAAATCAAACTTTCAAAACTGCACAATCACAATTACCTAAGATTCCATATCAGATTTTCTACTTATATACATCAGTGATATAYGCAGCAGCCTCCATCATGTATKWGTCTGAATCTAAATTGCATCAATAGATTCYAAATGTGTTTTACAATATGGAGGAGTCYGTTGTAATGTCACTGTTATGATGGACAAAATAGAAATCTTAAAAGTGGATGAGTGGATGTAATATTGGCAGGAAGGATTGATGAAGTAAAACTGAGGACAAAACCAACTACAGTCACTAACCTCTAGAGGAGAGTCGGGTTCATCCAGAATGCTCTTCTCATTCTTTATCCGCTGCATCGTCCCAATAGAAGTNNNNNNNNNNNNNNNNNNNNNNNNNNNNNNNNNNNNNNNNNNNNNNNNNNNNNNNNNNNNNNNNNNNNNNNNNNNNNNNNNNNNNNNNNNNNNNNNNNNNNNNNNNNNNNNNNNNNNNNNNNNNNNNNNNNNNNNNNNNNNNNNNNNNNNNNNNNNNNNNNNNNNNNNNNNNNNNNNNNNNNNNNNNNNNNNNNNNNNNNNNNNNNNNNNNNNNNNNNNNNNNNNNNNNNNNNNNNNNNNNNNNNNNNNNNNNNNNNNNNNNNNNNNNNNNNNNNNNNNNNNNNNNNNNNNNNNNNNNNNNNNNNNNNNNNNNNNNNNNNNNNNNNNNNNNNNNNNNNNNNNNNNNNNNNNNNNNNNNNNNNNNNNNNNNNNNNNNNNNNNNNNNNNNNNNNNNNNNNNNNNNNNNNNNNNNNNNNNNNNNNNNNNNNNNNNNNNNNNNNNNNNNNNNNNNNNNNNNNNNNNNNNNNNNNNNNNNNNNNNNNNNNNNNNNNNNNNNNNNNNNNNNNNNNNNNNNNNNNNNNNNNNNNNNNNNNNNNNNNNNNNNNNNNNNNNNNNNNNNNNNNNNNNNNNNNNNNNNNNNNNNNNNNNNNNNNNNNNNNNNNNNNNNNNNNNNNNNNNNNNNNNNNNNNNNNNNNNNNNNNNNNNNNNNNNNNNNNNNNNNNNNNNNNNNNNNNNNNNNNNNNNNNNNNNNNNNNNNNNNNNNNNNNNNNNNNNNNNNNNNNNNNNNNNNNNNNNNNNNNNNNNNNNNNNNNNNNNNNNNNNNNNNNNNNNNNNNNNNNNNNNNNNNNNNNNNNNNNNNNNNNNNNNNNNNNNNNNNNNNNNNNNNNNNNNNNNNNNNNNNNNNNNNNNNNNNNNNNNNNTCCTGGATGATCAGCTTCACAGTTACATTGCTGCTCAGAGGAGGAGAGCCTCCATCTTGTGCTTTAATGACGAAAACTAGctctttaatttgttcataaTCAAATGAACGTGCCGCCAGTACGGCTCCAGTTTCTGCATTTACAGAAACATATTCAGAAACTGAGGACCCGgcaatattttttccttctaaaaTATAGGAAATGCGAGCATTTTGGTTCTCATCAGGATCAYTGGCTTTCAGAGTGAGGACAGAAACACCTGGGGAATTATTCTCTGYAATAAATGCRCTGTAAACACTCTTTGGAAATACYGGAGAGTTGTCATTCACATCAGacactttgacattaaatattCTTTGMGCAGAAAGAGAAGGTGCTCCACTGTCCATTGCAACAACAGTGATATTAtattctgaaaacatttcacgGTCCAAGACCGAATCTGTTATTAAAGAATAATAATGTTTTAGATTGGTCCTGATCTTAAAAGGAGCTGTCCCTTCAATTCTACAGCTCACCTGTCCATTATCACCTGAATCCAGGtctttcacatttattatgCCAATTGTTGTTCCAGGAGGAGAGTCCTCTGATACAGGACTGCTAAATGACATCACGCTTATGGCAGGAGCATTATCATTTACATCAACTACTTCAATTATCACCTTGCTAGTATCTGTAAGACCTCCTTGATCCTTTGCATGGATCTGAAGCTCAAACTTcttatctttttcaaaatcaataGACCCTGTAGTTAATATGACGCCACTTTTCTCATCAATCTTAAATAAATCTCCGAGAGAGTTAGAAAGRTCTGAAAAATAATATGTCACAACACTATTTCCTCCAACATCTGCGTCACTAGCATTGACAGTCGTAACATAAGTGTTTATGACGGCATTTTCTGTCACTKTAGCTTTATACAAAGTCTGATTAAATACAGGTGCGTTATCGTTAACATCAAGAAYAACAACGTTAATGTTTACGGTACCAGATCTCTGAGGGCTWCCGCCGTCCACAGCGATCAGCTTCAGAGAGAGGCTGGGGTTTGTCTCTCTGTCTAATGGCTTCTGAAGCAACATCTCCGCRTATTTCTTTCCYTCTGCATTTGAATGTTGCTTGAGGGCAAAATTATCATTGTCACTCAAGAAGTATTCCTTCATTCCATTCACACCGACATCTAGGTCTTCTGCAGTTGCTAATGGAAAACGCGcaccaacagcagcagtttcGCTTATTTCAAAATGGATGCTATCTCTTTTGAAAGTCGGAGAATTATCATTTATATCTGTAATCTCGACCGTAATTTGATGCAGCTCCATAGGATTTTCTAAAATCATCTCAAACGTGAAACTGCACGGTGTTGTGTCACCACAAAGTTGCTCCCGGTCGATTNNNNNNNNNNNNNNNNNNNNNNNNNNNNNNNNNNNNNNNNNNNNNNNNNNNNNNNNNNNNNNNNNNNNNNNNNNNNNNNNNNNNNNNNNNNNNNNNNNNNNNNNNNNNNNNNNNNNNNNNNNNNNNNNNNNNNNNNNNNNNNNNNNNNNNNNNNNNNNNNNNNNNNNNNNNNNNNNNNNNNNNNNNNNNNNNNNNNNNNNNNNNNNNNNNNNNNNNNNNNNNNNNNNNNNNNNNNNNNNNNNNNNNNNNNNNNNNNNNNNNNNNNNNNNNNNNNNNNNNNNNNNNNNNNNNNNNNNNNNNNNNNNNNNNNNNNNNNNNNNNNNNNNNNNNNNNNNNNNNNNNNNNNNNNNNNNNNNNNNNNNNNNNNNNNNNNNNNNNNNNNNNNNNNNNNNNNNNNNNNNNNNNNNNNNNNNNNNNNNNNNNNNNNNNNNNNNNNNNNNNNNNNNNNNNNNNNNNNNNNNNNNNNNNNNNNNNNNNNNNNNNNNNNNNNNNNNNNNNNNNNNNNNNNNNNNNNNNNNNNNNNNNNNNNNNNNNNNNNNNNNNNNNNNNNNNNNNNNNNNNNNNNNNNNNNNNNNNNNNNNNNNNNNNNNNNNNNNNNNNNNNNNNNNNNNNNNNNNNNNNNNNNNNNNNNNNNNNNNNNNNNNNNNNNNNNNNNNNNNNNNNNNNNNNNNNNNNNNNNNNNNNNNNNNNNNNNNNNNNNNNNNNNNNNNNNNNNNNNNNNNNNNNNNNNNNNNNNNNNNNNNNNNNNNNNNNNNNNNNNNNNNNNNNNNNNNNNNNNNNNNNNNNNNNNNNNNNNNNNNNNNNNNNNNNNNNNNNNNNNNNNNNNNNNNNNNNNNNNNNNNNNNNNNNNNNNNNNNNNNNNNNNNNNNNNNNNNNNNNNNNNNNNNNNNNNNNNNNNNNNNNNNNNNNNNNNNNNNNNNNNNNNNNNNNNNNNNNNNNNNNNNNNNNNNNNNNNNNNNNNNNNNNNNNNNNNNNNNNNNNNNNNNNNNNNNNNNNNNNNNNNNNNNNNNNNNNNNNNNNNNNNNNNNNNNNNNNNNNNNNNNNNNNNNNNNNNNNNNNNNNNNNNNNNNNNNNNNNNNNNNNNNNNNNNNNNNNNNNNNNNNNNNNNNNNNNNNNNNNNNNNNNNNNNNNNNNNNNNNNNNNNNNNNNNNNNNNNNNNNNNNNNNNNNNNNNNNNNNNNNNNNNNNNNNNNNNNNNNNNNNNNNNNNNNNNNNNNNNNNNNNNNNNNNNNNNNNNNNNNNNNNNNNNNNNNNNNNNNNNNNNNNNNNNNNNNNNNNNNNNNNNNNNNNNNNNNNNNNNNNNNNNNNNNNNNNNNNNNNNNNNNNNNNNNNNNNNNNNNNNNNNNNNNNNNNNNNNNNNNNNNNNNNNNNNNNNNNNNNNNNNNNNNNNNNNNNNNNNNNNNNNNNNNNNNNNNNNNNNNNNNNNNNNNNNNNNNNNNNNNNNNNNNNNNNNNNNNNNNNNNNNNNNNNNNNNNNNNNNNNNNNNNNNNNNNNNNNNNNNNNNNNNNNNNNNNNNNNNNNNNNNNNNNNNNNNNNNNNNNNNNNNNNNNNNNNNNNNNNNNNNNNNNNNNNNNNNNNNNNNNNNNNNNNNNNNNNNNNNNNNNNNNNNNNNNNNNNNNNNNNNNNNNNNNNNNNNNNNNNNNNNNNNNNNNNNNNNNNNNNNNNNNNNNNNNNNNNNNNNNNNNNNNNNNNNNNNNNNNNNNNNNNNNNNNNNNNNNNNNNNNNNNNNNNNNNNNNNNNNNNNNNNNNNNNNNNNNNNNNNNNNNNNNNNNNNNNNNNNNNNNNNNNNNNNNNNNNNNNNNNNNNNNNNNNNNNNNNNNNNNNNNNNNNNNNNNNNNNNNNNNNNNNNNNNNNNNNNNNNNNNNNNNNNNNNNNNNNNNNNNNNNNNNNNNNNNNNNNNNNNNNNNNNNNNNNNNNNNNNNNNNNNNNNNNNNNNNNNNNNNNNNNNNNNNNNNNNNNNNNNNNNNNNNNNNNNNNNNNNNNNNNNNNNNNNNNNNNNNNNNNNNNNNNNNNNNNNNNNNNNNNNNNNNNNNNNNNNNNNNNNNNNNNNNNNNNNNNNNNNNNNNNNNNNNNNNNNNNNNNNNNNNNNNNNNNNNNNNNNNNNNNNNNNNNNNNNNNNNNNNNNNNNNNNNNNNNNNNNNNNNNNNNNNNNNNNNNNNNNNNNNNNNNNNNNNNNNNNNNNNNNNNNNNNNNNNNNNNNNNNNNNNNNNNNNNNNNNNNNNNNNNNNNNNNNNNNNNNNNNNNNNNNNNNNNNNNNNNNNNNNNNNNNNNNNNNNNNNNNNNNNNNNNNNNNNNNNNNNNNNNNNNNNNNNNNNNNNNNNNNNNNNNNNNNNNNNNNNNNNNNNNNNNNNNNNNNNNNNNNNNNNNNNNNNNNNNNNNNNNNNNNNNNNNNNNNNNNNNNNNNNNNNNNNNNNNNNNNNNNNNNNNNNNNNNNNNNNNNNNNNNNNNNNNNNNNNNNNNNNNNNNNNNNNNNNNNNNNNNNNNNNNNNNNNNNNNNNNNNNNNNNNNNNNNNNNNNNNNNNNNNNNNNNNNNNNNNNNNNNNNNNNNNNNNNNNNNNNNNNNNNNNNNNNNNNNNNNNNNNNNNNNNNNNNNNNNNNNNNNNNNNNNNNNNNNNNNNNNNNNNNNNNNNNNNNNNNNNNNNNNNNNNNNNNNNNNNNNNNNNNNNNNNNNNNNNNNN is a genomic window containing:
- the LOC103471730 gene encoding protocadherin gamma-A11-like, producing the protein MILENPMELHQITVEITDINDNSPTFKRDSIHFEISETAAVGARFPLATAEDLDVGVNGMKEYFLSDNDNFALKQHSNAEGKKYAEMLLQKPLDRETNPSLSLKLIAVDGGSPQRSGTVNINVVXLDVNDNAPVFNQTLYKAXVTENAVINTYVTTVNASDADVGGNSVVTYYFSDLSNSLGDLFKIDEKSGVILTTGSIDFEKDKKFELQIHAKDQGGLTDTSKVIIEVVDVNDNAPAISVMSFSSPVSEDSPPGTTIGIINVKDLDSGDNGQVSCRIEGTAPFKIRTNLKHYYSLITDSVLDREMFSEYNITVVAMDSGAPSLSAQRIFNVKVSDVNDNSPVFPKSVYSAFIXENNSPGVSVLTLKAXDPDENQNARISYILEGKNIAGSSVSEYVSVNAETGAVLAARSFDYEQIKELVFVIKAQDGGSPPLSSNVTVKLIIQ